The Arachis ipaensis cultivar K30076 chromosome B07, Araip1.1, whole genome shotgun sequence genome includes a window with the following:
- the LOC107609387 gene encoding uncharacterized protein LOC107609387 — translation MMSSSNRDREEAPLTFTIPSSSSNSSPITVSDQLDSYLADPRSASGSFQNEGLLGGGGGGGDPAAEAEFGFTRPDFRQSPLAGTVELYERHVFLCYKNPRVWPPRIEAAEFDRLPRLLYAAVMARKNHMKKETRLTICEGHDGTETSNGDVLIFPDMIRYRRLTHFDVETFVEEVLVKDGEWLPGTPEALKGSYVFVCSHGSRDRRCGVCGPVLVSRFREEIKLHGLQGKVFVSPCSHIGGDKYAGNVIIFNRSCAYGEVTGHWYGYVTPDDVPSLLQQHIVKGEIIDSLWRGQMGLSEDEQIKSQEQRFLLNGLGSFEEGNAMYRSHDNSVGCCQTNGVSCCQENGVSSSSQNHVLVEKRKNADVIETEAKLSADNKSGETVISRIKSGKGASRKFHSMTTWLESWEREDTYAALAVVCAAVSVGIAYNCYKQLT, via the exons ATGATGTCCAGCAGCAATAGGGACAGAGAAGAAGCGCCACTTACATTCACGATCCCTTCATCTTCTTCCAATTCCTCACCAATCACCGTCTCCGACCAACTCGACAGCTACCTTGCAGACCCTAGGAGTGCTTCTGGAAGCTTCCAGAACGAGGGACTCCTCGGTGGCGGCGGTGGAGGAGGAGACCCTGCTGCCGAAGCCGAATTCGGCTTCACTCGCCCGGATTTTAGGCAGAGCCCTCTCGCCGGCACTGTCGAGCTTTATGAGCGCCACGTGTTCCTTTGCTACAAGAATCCTCGGGTTTGGCCACCGAGAATCGAGGCGGCAGAGTTTGATCGGTTGCCGAGGTTGCTCTATGCAGCTGTCATGGCTAGGAAGAACCACATGAAGAAGGAG ACTCGCTTAACGATATGTGAGGGTCATGATGGGACTGAAACATCAAATGGTGATGTATTGATCTTTCCTGACATGATCAGATATAG GAGACTAACACATTTTGATGTTGAAACGTTTGTCGAAGAAGTTCTTGTGAAAGATGGAGAATGGCTTCCTGGAACCCCGGAAGCATTGAAAGGTTCATATGTTTTTGTGTGTTCACACGGATCCCGTGATCGTAGATGTGGGGTTTGCGGACCTGTCTTGGTCAGTAGATTCAGGGAAGAGATAAAGTTACATGGTCTTCAGGGTAAAGTGTTTGTAAGCCCATGCTCACATATTGGGGGGGATAAGTATGCCGGAAATGTTATTATATTTAATAGGTCGTGTGCGTATGGAGAAGTCACCGGGCACTG GTATGGATATGTTACTCCAGATGATGTTCCTTCATTACTTCAACAGCATATTGTGAAAGGAGAGATTATAGACTCCTTATGGAG GGGTCAGATGGGTTTATCAGAAGATGAACAAATCAAGAGCCAAGAACAAAGGTTTCTGCTTAATGGTTTGGGAAGTTTCGAAGAAGGCAATGCAATGTACAGATCTCATGACAACTCTGTGGGATGCTGCCAAACAAATGGAGTGAGCTGCTGCCAAGAAAACGGAGTCTCTTCCTCTTCTCAGAATCATGTGTTAGTTGAGAAGAGAAAAAACGCCGATGTCATTGAGACAGAGGCAAAACTCTCGGCCGATAACAAGAGTGGTGAGACCGTGATTTCTCGCATCAAAAGCGGCAAAGGAGCGTCACGCAAGTTTCATTCCATGACAACATGGCTTGAGAGTTGGGAGCGAGAAGATACTTATGCCGCCCTTGCCGTTGTTTGTGCCGCCGTATCAGTTGGTATTGCCTATAACTGCTACAAACAGTTGACATAA
- the LOC107609415 gene encoding WEB family protein At5g55860-like, which produces MVAKIRQSAISSPKPTKPEVGEIDTSPPIQSVKDAVSLFGEGAFSGEKPSIKKAKPYSAERVLAKETQLHLAEKELNKLKDQLKNAETTKVQALAELQRHKKAVEDLSQKLNVLNESRELSTKATEASNCQAKQLKEEKCGDPVGSNGAWKEDLETAVKRYASVITELDVAKQELRNIRQEYNTSLEARVSAFKQAVEAEDAMKANTERASELSKEILAVQESIERMRLTAPLAHQPQESILTDKEVLRQSYRAAFEESRRKLLALKKEFSPDQTENLEMQLNETTNKIGALQKEIENKKTSDLDSLKSVTSGLDNAKESLQKVAEEESSLRSLVEALKVELEYVRREHAELKKKESETESIVGNLHVKLRKSKSELEAYLAEESKVRGASEEMILTLNRLSSETENAKQEAEDMKNMEAELKMEAEVTKLALEDAEIKLKVALEEAEAARASEASSIDQIRVLSERTNAARASTSEHGAKITISKEEYESLSRKVEESDRLADMKVAAAKAQVEAIRVSENEALKRLEATQKEIDDIKTATLETLKSAEMAEAAKKAVETELKRWREREQKKAEEAAARILAETQMSPRVSPQHYRIQQHNPTPKKVEVQKLEKGKVSVSKKVLLPNISGIFHRKKNQVDGGSPSYLPGEEPL; this is translated from the exons ATGGTGGCAAAAATAAGGCAAAGTGCTATCAGCTCTCCTAAACCAACAAAACCAGAGGTTGGAGAGATTGATACTAGTCCACCTATTCAGTCAGTTAAAGATGCCGTTTCTCTATTTGGTGAAGGTGCTTTCTCCGGCGAGAAACCTTCCATTAAGAAGGCTAAACCTTATTCTGCTGAG AGAGTTTTGGCAAAAGAAACACAACTTCACTTAGCTGAGAAAGAGCTGAACAAATTGAAGGATCAACTAAAGAATGCAGAAACTACTAAGGTTCAAGCCCTAGCGGAGCTTCAAAGGCATAAAAAAGCAGTTGAGGATCTTTCACAAAAGCTAAATGTTCTCAACGAGTCAAGAGAATTATCAACTAAAGCAACAGAAGCTTCAAATTGTCAAGCCAAACAGCTTAAAGAAGAAAAATGTGGTGATCCTGTTGGAAGCAATGGTGCTTGGAAAGAAGACTTGGAAACCGCAGTTAAAAGATATGCATCTGTTATTACAGAACTCGATGTTGCAAAGCAAGAACTGAGGAATATTCGTCAGGAGTATAATACTTCCTTGGAAGCAAGAGTTTCGGCTTTCAAGCAAGCAGTAGAAGCTGAAGATGCAATGAAGGCAAACACTGAAAGAGCATCTGAGCTATCAAAAGAAATTTTAGCCGTGCAGGAATCAATTGAACGAATGAGGCTTACAGCTCCATTGGCACATCAACCACAAGAAAGCATATTAACTGATAAAGAAGTTCTACGACAATCATATAGAGCAGCCTTTGAAGAATCACGAAGGAAATTGCTTGCTTTAAAGAAGGAATTCAGTCCGGACCAAACAGAAAATCTTGAAATGCAGCTGAATGAGACAACAAATAAAATTGGGGCTCTGCAAaaggaaatagaaaataaaaagacATCAGACTTGGATTCTCTGAAAAGCGTCACTTCGGGGCTTGATAATGCTAAAGAATCCCTGCAGAAAGTAGCAGAAGAGGAAAGCTCCCTAAGAAGTTTGGTTGAGGCTCTTAAGGTTGAACTGGAGTACGTGAGAAGAGAACATGCTGAATTGAAGAAGAAAGAATCTGAAACTGAATCTATTGTTGGAAATCTGCATGTCAAGCTTCGGAAAAGTAAGTCTGAGCTTGAAGCATACTTGGCAGAAGAATCTAAAGTCAGAGGTGCATCTGAGGAAATGATCTTGACATTGAACCGGTTGTCATCCGAAACTGAGAATGCAAAGCAGGAAGCTGAAGATATGAAGAACATGGAAGCTGAACTGAAGATGGAAGCTGAAGTAACTAAGCTTGCCTTAGAAGATGCAGAAATAAAGCTTAAAGTAGCATTAGAAGAAGCCGAAGCAGCGAGAGCATCAGAGGCAAGCAGTATTGATCAGATTAGGGTCTTATCTGAGAGGACTAATGCTGCTCGTGCATCAACCTCCGAGCATGGTGCTAAAATTACAATCTCAAAGGAGGAATATGAGTCCTTATCTCGAAAGGTTGAGGAATCAGATAGATTAGCTGACATGAAAGTGGCTGCTGCCAAGGCACAGGTTGAAGCTATCAGGGTGAGTGAAAATGAGGCTCTCAAAAGATTAGAGGCAACACAGAAGGAGATTGATGATATAAAGACTGCAACACTAGAGACCTTGAAAAGCGCTGAGATGGCCGAAGCAGCAAAGAAGGCAGTGGAAACTGAGCTAAAAAGGTGGCGTGAGCGGGAGCAGAAGAAAGCAGAAGAGGCTGCAGCTCGAATATTGGCCGAAACACAGATGTCACCAAGAGTGTCTCCTCAGCACTACAGGATTCAACAGCACAATCCAACTCCAAAAAAGGTTGAAGTGCAAAAGCTTGAAAAGGGAAAGGTTTCAGTTTCAAAGAAAGTTCTGTTGCCCAACATTAGTGGCATTTTCCATCGGAAAAAGAACCAGGTTGATGGAGGATCTCCCTCTTACCTTCCAGGAGAGGAACCTCTTTGA